The following are encoded in a window of Halosolutus halophilus genomic DNA:
- a CDS encoding MBL fold metallo-hydrolase encodes MTDRSEDAERPTDETPSIAPDALAERLRSADDELTVLDVRDRDEFERWHIAVDGIEAVQIPHVRFVQAEATGGVTDLAADLREPIVAVCGHGEASAHAVGLLRDADVDARNLAGGMDAWADLYAARELDVDAPATVLQYDRPSSGCLAYAIISDGEAAVIDPLRAFADRYVDDVEERGAELRYAVDTHVHADHVSGVRTLESRTGAAAVVPAGARDRGLAFDATTVADGDELRVGDATLTAVATPGHTTESLSIRLGDVLFTGDTLFLEGVGRPDLERGDDGAAAAARRLYESLQEKILARPDETTIAPGHYGDAAESRADGTYAARLETVRDRIAPLSAAEDEDEFVARTTSDLPARPANHERIVAINLGLEDVDEETAFELELGPNNCAVADR; translated from the coding sequence ATGACCGACCGGAGCGAGGACGCCGAGCGACCGACCGACGAGACGCCCTCGATCGCTCCCGACGCGCTGGCCGAACGGTTGCGATCCGCCGACGACGAACTGACCGTCCTCGACGTCCGCGACCGCGACGAGTTCGAGCGGTGGCACATCGCGGTCGACGGGATCGAGGCCGTCCAGATTCCCCACGTTCGATTCGTCCAGGCCGAAGCGACGGGCGGCGTGACCGATCTGGCGGCCGACCTCCGCGAACCGATCGTCGCGGTCTGCGGCCACGGGGAAGCGAGCGCGCACGCCGTCGGCCTCCTCCGCGACGCCGACGTCGACGCGCGAAACCTCGCCGGCGGAATGGACGCCTGGGCCGACCTCTACGCGGCTCGCGAACTCGACGTCGACGCGCCCGCGACCGTCCTGCAGTACGACCGCCCCTCCAGCGGGTGTCTCGCCTACGCGATCATCAGTGACGGCGAAGCAGCGGTGATCGATCCGCTCCGGGCGTTCGCCGATCGGTACGTCGACGACGTCGAGGAGCGGGGCGCGGAACTGCGCTACGCCGTCGACACGCACGTCCACGCGGATCACGTCAGCGGCGTCCGGACCCTCGAATCGCGGACCGGCGCGGCGGCAGTCGTCCCCGCGGGGGCTCGCGATCGCGGCCTCGCGTTCGACGCCACGACCGTCGCGGACGGCGACGAACTCCGCGTCGGCGACGCGACGCTGACCGCGGTGGCGACGCCCGGCCACACGACCGAGTCGCTCTCGATCCGCCTGGGAGACGTCCTGTTCACCGGCGACACGCTGTTTCTCGAGGGCGTCGGACGACCGGATCTGGAGCGCGGCGACGACGGCGCGGCCGCGGCCGCCAGACGGTTGTACGAGAGCCTCCAGGAGAAAATTCTGGCCCGACCGGACGAGACGACGATCGCGCCGGGTCACTACGGCGACGCCGCCGAATCACGCGCGGACGGAACGTACGCCGCCCGACTCGAGACCGTGCGCGATCGGATTGCCCCGCTTTCGGCGGCCGAAGACGAAGACGAGTTCGTCGCCCGCACCACGAGCGACCTTCCTGCGCGGCCAGCCAACCACGAGCGCATCGTCGCGATAAATCTCGGACTCGAGGACGTCGACGAGGAGACGGCGTTCGAACTCGAACTGGGACCGAACAACTGTGCGGTCGCCGACCGATAG
- a CDS encoding rubrerythrin family protein, translated as MDAADFQREIEDSMATELDRLGSSNLLVALTDADLTEATVLRTAADSERAAMETFGTWAADEDHAEARDVFADFREQERDHYDRVVAMLDGEHDVDDAAGGPMHDRLRAFETTATRLGGVVARSLIGERTHLQVVSFFINEGDERRADRFRELRAETSAQGDRASSLLEAVCDGRDDRDRAVTAAEDVIDDAYGAYADSMDDLGLDPRSIC; from the coding sequence ATGGACGCTGCCGACTTCCAGCGCGAGATCGAGGACTCGATGGCTACCGAACTCGACCGCCTCGGATCGTCGAACCTCCTCGTCGCGCTCACCGACGCGGACCTGACGGAAGCGACGGTCCTTCGGACCGCTGCGGACAGCGAACGCGCTGCGATGGAGACCTTCGGGACCTGGGCCGCCGACGAGGATCACGCGGAAGCGCGCGACGTCTTCGCCGACTTTCGCGAACAGGAGCGCGACCACTACGATCGGGTCGTGGCCATGCTCGACGGCGAGCACGACGTCGACGACGCGGCCGGCGGACCGATGCACGACCGCCTGCGAGCCTTCGAAACGACGGCAACCCGCCTCGGCGGCGTCGTCGCCCGCTCGCTGATCGGCGAACGGACGCACCTGCAGGTCGTGAGCTTCTTCATCAACGAGGGCGACGAGCGACGCGCCGACCGCTTCCGGGAGTTGCGGGCCGAAACGTCGGCCCAGGGCGATCGAGCCAGCTCGCTGCTCGAGGCGGTCTGTGACGGCCGCGACGACCGGGATCGCGCGGTGACAGCCGCCGAGGACGTGATCGACGACGCCTACGGAGCGTACGCGGACTCGATGGACGACCTCGGCCTGGATCCCAGGTCGATCTGTTGA
- the ftsZ gene encoding cell division protein FtsZ, which produces MDSIIDDAIDQAEDGGSGEAPDDVPRDGHSPSEGTADGSRDRGTMTDDELKDVLQDLQTDITVVGCGGAGGNTINRMHEEGIHGAKLVAANTDVQHLVEIEADTKILMGEEKTGGRGAGSLPQVGEEAALESQQDIYDAIDGSDMVFVTAGLGGGTGTGSAPVVAKAAREAGALTISIVTTPFTAEGEVRRTNAEAGLERLRDVSDTVIVVPNDRLLDSVGKLPVRQAFKVSDEVLMRSVKGITELITKPGLVNLDFADVRTVMERGGVAMIGLGEADSEAKAEDSVKTALRSPLLDVDISGASSALVNVTGGNDMAIEEAEGVVEEIYDRIDPDARIIWGTSIDETLEGSMRTMIVVTGVESPQIYGRPDGEAVQPEAPGRGDDIDFVD; this is translated from the coding sequence ATGGACTCTATCATCGACGACGCCATCGACCAGGCCGAAGACGGGGGGTCGGGCGAGGCACCCGACGACGTGCCACGGGACGGGCACTCACCGAGTGAGGGGACGGCCGACGGCAGCCGAGACAGGGGAACGATGACCGACGACGAACTGAAAGACGTTCTCCAGGACCTCCAGACCGACATCACGGTCGTCGGCTGTGGCGGTGCCGGTGGGAACACCATCAATCGCATGCACGAGGAGGGGATCCACGGCGCGAAACTCGTCGCCGCGAACACCGACGTCCAGCACCTCGTGGAGATCGAGGCCGACACCAAGATCCTGATGGGCGAGGAGAAGACCGGCGGCCGCGGGGCCGGTTCGCTCCCGCAGGTCGGCGAGGAGGCCGCCCTCGAGAGCCAGCAAGACATCTACGACGCCATCGACGGGTCCGACATGGTGTTCGTCACCGCCGGCCTCGGTGGCGGCACCGGGACCGGGTCCGCTCCGGTCGTCGCCAAGGCCGCCCGCGAAGCCGGCGCGCTGACGATCTCGATCGTCACGACGCCATTTACTGCGGAGGGAGAGGTCCGCCGAACGAACGCCGAAGCGGGTCTCGAGCGTCTCCGCGACGTGAGCGACACCGTGATCGTCGTGCCGAACGACCGCCTGCTCGATTCGGTCGGCAAACTGCCCGTCCGCCAGGCGTTCAAGGTCAGCGACGAGGTGCTGATGCGATCGGTCAAGGGAATCACGGAACTGATCACGAAACCCGGCCTCGTCAACCTCGACTTCGCCGACGTTCGCACGGTCATGGAACGCGGCGGCGTCGCCATGATCGGGCTCGGCGAGGCCGACTCGGAGGCCAAGGCGGAGGACTCGGTCAAGACGGCCCTCCGATCGCCGCTGCTCGACGTCGACATCTCCGGTGCGAGTTCCGCGCTGGTCAACGTCACCGGCGGCAACGACATGGCCATCGAAGAAGCCGAGGGCGTCGTCGAGGAGATTTACGACCGGATCGACCCCGACGCGCGCATCATCTGGGGGACCTCGATCGACGAGACGCTCGAGGGCAGCATGCGGACGATGATCGTCGTCACGGGCGTCGAGTCGCCCCAGATCTACGGTCGCCCGGACGGCGAGGCCGTCCAGCCAGAAGCGCCGGGCCGGGGTGACGACATCGACTTCGTCGACTGA
- a CDS encoding D-aminoacyl-tRNA deacylase — translation MTLAIVESRADRASVHVCDHLREHATWQEQTDDDRDAADGGGTYYRTDGAELRSFDDLHLELDSPAEAFDCDPDLLVFASRHSGDTGPLLTGHFTGNFGPAEFGGDDEALAEACPNALAHLLAAFDEHAPDGYDVGIECTHHGPSTVGCPSLFAELGSGEAQWEDPAGAEAVARAILDLRGVAPHRERQIVGFGGNHYAPRFERIVRETSWAVGHVAADWALDAMGRPASHREVLDRAFAASDAEIAVLDGDHSDLAATLDDLGWHTVSETWLREADDRSLDLVEAVETELGPVDDGIRFGERRDPSFVVVDLPAQLVDAAEAIDPDRVRTIVERATVAFETENGGSRVGSAAAVPASGVRESIVEALAAVLETRYDAVTIEDDAVVAEEIAFDPTIAREVGVPEGPKFGALASGDPVTIDGEQVTPERVSSRRTREFPI, via the coding sequence ATGACCCTCGCCATCGTCGAAAGCCGCGCCGATCGCGCGTCGGTCCACGTCTGCGACCACCTCCGCGAGCACGCGACGTGGCAGGAACAGACCGACGACGACCGGGACGCAGCGGACGGCGGCGGCACCTATTACCGGACCGACGGTGCCGAACTCCGCTCGTTCGACGACCTTCACCTCGAACTCGACTCGCCCGCCGAGGCATTCGACTGCGATCCCGACCTGCTCGTGTTCGCCTCGCGCCACTCCGGAGACACCGGCCCACTGCTGACGGGCCACTTCACGGGGAACTTCGGCCCGGCGGAGTTCGGCGGCGACGACGAGGCCCTCGCCGAGGCGTGTCCGAACGCGCTCGCCCACCTCCTCGCGGCTTTCGACGAGCACGCACCCGACGGCTACGACGTCGGGATAGAGTGTACGCACCACGGCCCGAGCACGGTCGGCTGTCCGTCCCTGTTCGCCGAACTCGGCAGCGGCGAAGCCCAGTGGGAGGATCCGGCGGGTGCCGAGGCCGTCGCCCGTGCGATTCTCGACCTGCGCGGGGTCGCTCCCCACCGCGAGAGACAGATCGTCGGTTTCGGCGGCAACCACTACGCACCCCGGTTCGAACGGATCGTCCGCGAGACGTCCTGGGCCGTCGGACACGTCGCCGCGGACTGGGCGCTCGACGCGATGGGACGACCGGCGAGTCACCGCGAGGTACTCGATCGAGCCTTCGCGGCAAGCGACGCGGAGATCGCGGTCCTCGACGGCGACCACTCCGACCTCGCGGCGACGCTCGACGACCTGGGCTGGCACACCGTGAGCGAGACCTGGCTGCGCGAGGCCGACGACCGATCGCTGGACCTCGTGGAGGCGGTCGAGACGGAACTCGGTCCCGTCGACGACGGCATCCGGTTCGGCGAGCGGCGGGACCCGTCGTTCGTCGTCGTCGATCTCCCCGCGCAACTGGTCGACGCCGCGGAGGCGATCGACCCCGATCGAGTGCGAACGATCGTCGAGCGCGCCACCGTCGCGTTCGAGACCGAGAACGGCGGGAGTCGCGTCGGATCGGCGGCGGCCGTCCCGGCGTCAGGGGTCCGCGAATCGATCGTCGAGGCGCTGGCAGCGGTACTCGAGACCAGGTACGACGCGGTGACGATCGAAGACGACGCCGTCGTCGCCGAGGAGATCGCGTTCGACCCGACGATCGCCCGCGAGGTCGGCGTCCCCGAGGGTCCGAAGTTCGGAGCCCTCGCCTCCGGCGACCCCGTCACGATCGATGGCGAACAGGTCACTCCCGAGAGAGTTTCCAGCCGTCGGACGCGAGAGTTCCCTATCTGA
- a CDS encoding PAS domain S-box protein, producing the protein MTANDSTADGDRNAGLDEFPFEARRLARLVPNCAIYVLDPDGYVTVWSEAASQLTGYRESDAIGVHYEQFFPDPAREDDRPDRLLADAATAEQIQTEGWRRKRDGSWYWAREVLAVVRDEDAETTNGYVVVTHDVTVEHEQADALRTEKAVVESILDAQPDILYAFDRDDTLLHWNDRFETVTGYNPEKLVDMDPLSFVAPEDRDRVGAAIDRILEEGDRVAIEGNLLTATGDRIPYEFNSAPIIDEHGTVLGVTGVGRDVSERRARERELREEKAFTESVFAAQPDIVYAFDADGTFREWNEQVPAVTGYTDAELAEMEPTEFVVPADRDRMASAIRRILDEGEQITAEAQLLTKDGTRIPYEFSGARMSRDDGTVLGFTGIGRDVSDRKARERELERLEQLNGVIRTIDDELVSAETRRELEVTIVETLVTVDSIAAAVVGTYDSASADGFDPHVRAGGDVPANAGLLPAPTEASIDDPAVRAVEGELVAARRHLHEDPIDEWRAVADEHGYRAVAAVPFVAERRLVGLLGLYAPVPDAFGEREREILQEFGATIGHAINAMEVRRLLYADTVVELEFEASDRGDVCIDLSREGGCRLSIEHLLPLTDEVFVYYLTASGIEADRLRELAAARPEIREVRCIDAGSADHRWEFEIHGSTIAAFLTEYGARVRLQEIDDGVATLVVEASPDTAVRELVDALQSAYPETDLVAKRDVERPLDTGREFGSAVEPDLTEKQRTALEAAYYGGYFEWPSRNSDAGEIADRLGIARQTFHQHLRVAEAKLLEAYFEDDT; encoded by the coding sequence ATGACCGCCAACGATTCGACGGCCGACGGTGATCGAAACGCGGGATTGGACGAGTTTCCCTTCGAAGCGCGTCGGTTGGCCCGTCTGGTTCCGAACTGTGCGATCTACGTGCTCGATCCGGACGGCTACGTGACGGTCTGGAGTGAGGCTGCCAGTCAGCTCACGGGATACCGGGAGTCCGACGCCATCGGGGTCCACTACGAGCAGTTCTTCCCGGATCCCGCGCGCGAAGACGACCGCCCCGATCGGTTGTTGGCCGACGCGGCCACGGCCGAACAGATTCAGACCGAAGGGTGGCGACGGAAACGAGACGGCTCGTGGTACTGGGCCCGAGAGGTACTCGCCGTGGTGCGAGACGAGGACGCGGAGACGACGAACGGATACGTGGTCGTCACGCACGACGTGACCGTCGAGCACGAACAGGCGGACGCGCTTCGCACCGAGAAGGCGGTCGTCGAGAGCATCCTCGACGCACAGCCGGATATCCTCTACGCGTTCGACCGCGACGACACGCTGCTTCACTGGAACGATCGGTTCGAGACCGTGACCGGCTACAACCCCGAGAAACTCGTCGACATGGACCCGCTCTCGTTCGTCGCCCCGGAGGACCGCGACCGGGTCGGTGCTGCGATCGATCGAATCCTCGAGGAGGGTGACCGCGTCGCAATCGAGGGGAACCTCCTGACTGCGACGGGGGATCGGATCCCCTACGAGTTCAACAGTGCCCCGATTATCGACGAGCACGGGACCGTGCTGGGCGTCACCGGCGTCGGTCGCGACGTCAGCGAGCGGCGAGCGCGCGAACGGGAACTCCGCGAGGAGAAGGCGTTCACCGAGAGCGTCTTCGCCGCCCAGCCCGACATCGTCTACGCGTTCGATGCGGACGGGACGTTTCGCGAGTGGAACGAGCAGGTGCCGGCCGTCACGGGATACACCGACGCGGAGCTGGCGGAAATGGAGCCCACCGAGTTCGTCGTACCGGCGGACCGGGACCGGATGGCGTCCGCGATCCGTCGGATCCTCGACGAGGGCGAGCAGATCACCGCGGAAGCACAGCTCCTGACGAAAGACGGAACGCGGATTCCGTACGAGTTCAGCGGAGCCCGGATGAGCCGCGACGACGGCACCGTCCTGGGATTCACCGGAATCGGTCGCGACGTCAGCGATCGAAAGGCGCGCGAACGGGAACTCGAGCGGCTCGAGCAGCTCAACGGCGTCATTCGGACGATCGACGACGAACTCGTCAGCGCCGAGACGCGACGGGAACTGGAAGTGACGATCGTCGAGACCCTCGTCACCGTCGATTCGATCGCCGCGGCCGTCGTCGGCACGTACGACTCCGCGTCCGCGGACGGGTTCGATCCGCACGTGCGGGCCGGCGGTGACGTACCGGCGAACGCCGGTCTCCTCCCCGCACCCACCGAAGCGTCGATCGACGATCCTGCCGTTCGAGCCGTGGAGGGGGAACTCGTCGCCGCCCGTCGACACCTCCACGAGGACCCGATCGACGAGTGGCGGGCCGTCGCCGACGAGCACGGCTACCGGGCCGTGGCTGCAGTTCCGTTCGTCGCGGAACGGCGGTTGGTCGGGTTACTCGGTCTGTACGCGCCCGTCCCGGACGCGTTCGGGGAGCGCGAGCGAGAGATCCTTCAGGAGTTTGGCGCTACGATCGGCCACGCGATCAACGCCATGGAGGTTCGTCGACTCCTCTACGCGGACACCGTCGTCGAACTCGAGTTCGAGGCGTCCGATCGCGGGGACGTGTGTATCGACCTCTCCCGGGAGGGCGGCTGTCGGCTCTCGATCGAGCACCTGCTCCCGCTGACGGACGAAGTGTTCGTCTACTATCTCACCGCGTCCGGGATCGAGGCAGATCGGCTTCGCGAACTCGCGGCGGCCCGCCCGGAGATTCGGGAAGTGCGGTGCATCGACGCGGGGTCGGCGGACCATCGCTGGGAGTTCGAGATCCACGGATCGACGATCGCCGCCTTCCTCACCGAGTACGGTGCACGGGTCCGATTGCAAGAGATCGACGATGGGGTGGCGACGCTGGTCGTCGAGGCCAGCCCCGACACGGCGGTTCGCGAACTCGTCGACGCGCTCCAGTCGGCCTATCCCGAGACGGATCTCGTCGCCAAACGAGACGTCGAACGACCGCTCGACACGGGGCGGGAGTTCGGGTCCGCGGTCGAACCGGACCTGACTGAGAAACAGCGGACGGCGCTCGAGGCGGCCTACTACGGCGGCTACTTCGAGTGGCCCAGCCGGAACAGCGACGCCGGCGAAATCGCCGATCGGCTCGGTATCGCTCGCCAGACGTTCCACCAGCACCTGCGCGTAGCCGAGGCGAAACTTCTCGAGGCGTACTTCGAGGACGACACCTGA
- a CDS encoding DUF7344 domain-containing protein, giving the protein MTARSTETDPTTAAFDALSSARRRYLLSLLLDRDESTPVSLSTLATDVATLEHDHPIVTDDQVRRSHVRLVHVDVPKLVDLGVVTRGEGRSNGGSNATDSTAGDAITLADHPVLEAGWVRTLLETPSGSVCDEATLDRTLEALRPPRRRTVLTVLAGQRGAVPMVDLATLVVAEETNGQRLVDVTEPVSTAVERALVHEHVPTLADADLVVTDDDGVAIAADAPQFDADWIAESPISAVSELGPESPIQRAPSPGPVTNARPGSTPTRGACWTIEGCEDVIARGNAIADRASEELFVTVSDRGRLQERCLERWSAAADRGVDVYVGSSSDRVREIVRAATDEITVCEPQFDWINLPIERIHPGRLVFADREAAMLVTIDDRGTAEQPRATAITGTGAENALVQLLDEHLGPRLDRLAARSEDADECDESVIPIPM; this is encoded by the coding sequence ATGACAGCACGTTCGACCGAGACAGATCCGACGACCGCCGCGTTCGACGCCCTCTCCTCGGCCCGACGCCGCTATCTCCTCTCTCTTCTCCTCGATCGAGACGAATCGACGCCGGTGTCGCTGTCGACGCTCGCGACCGACGTTGCGACTCTGGAACACGATCACCCGATCGTGACCGACGATCAGGTCAGACGATCACACGTGCGACTCGTCCACGTCGACGTGCCGAAACTCGTCGACCTCGGCGTCGTAACTCGTGGCGAGGGACGGTCGAACGGGGGTTCGAACGCGACGGATAGCACGGCCGGCGACGCGATCACGCTCGCGGATCACCCCGTGCTCGAGGCAGGGTGGGTCCGGACCCTCCTCGAGACGCCATCGGGATCGGTCTGTGACGAGGCGACGCTCGATCGGACGCTCGAGGCACTGCGTCCGCCCCGCCGTCGGACCGTCCTCACCGTCCTCGCGGGTCAGCGTGGCGCCGTTCCGATGGTCGATCTCGCCACGCTGGTCGTCGCGGAGGAGACGAACGGGCAACGACTGGTCGACGTCACCGAACCGGTGTCGACCGCCGTCGAGCGGGCGCTCGTCCACGAACACGTGCCAACGCTCGCCGATGCCGACCTCGTCGTCACCGACGACGATGGCGTCGCGATCGCCGCCGACGCACCGCAGTTCGACGCCGACTGGATCGCCGAGAGCCCGATCAGTGCCGTGTCCGAACTGGGCCCGGAATCGCCGATCCAGCGCGCACCGAGTCCGGGTCCGGTAACGAACGCGCGGCCCGGTTCGACGCCCACGAGGGGGGCGTGCTGGACGATCGAGGGATGTGAGGACGTCATCGCGAGGGGAAACGCGATCGCCGATCGCGCCTCCGAGGAACTGTTCGTGACGGTGTCCGATCGGGGACGCCTCCAGGAGCGATGTCTCGAACGCTGGAGCGCCGCCGCCGATCGCGGCGTCGACGTCTACGTCGGCTCCAGTTCGGACCGCGTTCGCGAGATCGTCCGGGCCGCGACGGACGAGATCACCGTCTGCGAGCCGCAGTTCGACTGGATCAACCTCCCGATCGAACGGATCCACCCCGGCCGCCTCGTGTTCGCCGACCGCGAGGCCGCCATGCTGGTCACGATCGACGACCGGGGAACCGCCGAGCAACCGCGGGCAACCGCGATCACCGGGACGGGAGCGGAGAACGCGCTGGTCCAGCTCCTCGACGAACACCTCGGCCCCCGCCTCGATCGGCTCGCGGCACGCAGTGAGGACGCCGACGAGTGCGACGAGTCCGTGATCCCGATCCCGATGTGA
- a CDS encoding rubrerythrin-like domain-containing protein: MSRRSYECEECAETVHPHTYRASCPECGGPLRTGQLS, translated from the coding sequence ATGAGTAGACGGAGTTACGAGTGTGAGGAGTGCGCCGAGACGGTGCATCCGCACACCTACCGCGCCAGTTGTCCCGAGTGTGGTGGCCCCCTGCGAACCGGACAGCTCTCGTAG
- a CDS encoding calcium/sodium antiporter, whose product MLSGIPLAILLLVGGVVALYAGAELLVAGAGRLALGFGLRAATVGVTVVAFATTAPELFVATIGALDVSTDIGLGAVVGSNIANIGLVLGVSALIKPLSVSETVMRRHVPFMVFAAILLVGLGANGTIGRLEGAIFLLVLAGFTGYLLHYVTNNPAPMVDNPDTGAGIGLREVALVIGGLLTLVLGSRWLVAGGTSLLSALGFSDLFVGLTVLALGTSLPELAASVVGALRDETAFAIGNVVGSNIYNVLAVLGIVALITPIEITAATLRFELPIMIAFTVLLVGMMGHGRRLTRLDGAGLVAGYVAFLYLLLP is encoded by the coding sequence ATGCTCTCCGGTATCCCCCTCGCGATTCTCCTGCTGGTGGGCGGGGTCGTCGCGCTGTACGCCGGGGCCGAGTTGCTCGTCGCCGGTGCAGGTCGCCTCGCACTGGGATTCGGTCTCCGCGCGGCGACCGTCGGCGTGACGGTCGTCGCCTTCGCCACCACGGCCCCCGAACTCTTCGTCGCAACCATCGGCGCACTCGACGTCTCGACGGACATCGGACTCGGCGCCGTCGTCGGGTCGAACATCGCGAATATCGGGCTGGTGCTGGGTGTCTCCGCACTCATCAAGCCCCTATCGGTCTCCGAGACCGTCATGCGTCGACACGTTCCGTTCATGGTCTTCGCGGCAATCCTGCTCGTCGGTCTCGGCGCGAACGGCACGATCGGCCGCCTCGAAGGTGCGATCTTCCTGCTGGTCCTCGCCGGGTTCACCGGCTACCTCCTCCACTACGTCACCAACAATCCGGCACCGATGGTCGACAACCCGGACACGGGCGCAGGGATCGGCCTTCGCGAGGTGGCGCTCGTGATCGGCGGCCTCCTCACGCTCGTGCTCGGGTCGCGATGGCTCGTCGCCGGCGGAACGAGTCTCCTGTCGGCGCTCGGGTTCTCCGACCTGTTCGTCGGCCTCACCGTCCTCGCGCTGGGCACGTCACTGCCCGAACTGGCGGCCTCCGTGGTCGGAGCACTCCGCGACGAAACCGCCTTCGCCATCGGGAACGTCGTCGGCTCGAACATCTACAACGTCCTCGCCGTCCTCGGAATCGTCGCCCTGATCACCCCGATCGAGATCACCGCGGCGACGCTCCGGTTCGAACTCCCGATCATGATCGCCTTCACCGTCCTGCTGGTCGGGATGATGGGCCACGGCCGCCGGCTGACCCGACTCGACGGGGCCGGACTCGTCGCCGGCTACGTCGCGTTCCTGTACCTGCTGTTGCCGTGA
- a CDS encoding shikimate dehydrogenase, with product MDVYGLLGNPVGHSLSPPMHEAAYDELGLDARYVTFEPDRDAIDAAIDGAEALGVAGLNVTIPFKRDVLDRVAADDLARRIGAVNTIDFGGETPTGHNTDAAGALRALRDHDVAIDGADAVVVGAGGAGRAISFGLADAGATVAIANRTESTAHDLAAEVPGATGHGLDSLATLLADADVAINATSVGMEEDATPIPAEALHGDLVVMDAVYRPLETRLLRDAAAVGATSVDGAWMLLYQGVEAVELWTGLDAPVDAMNAALRSRL from the coding sequence ATGGACGTGTACGGGTTGCTCGGCAACCCGGTCGGCCACTCGCTGTCGCCGCCGATGCACGAGGCGGCCTACGACGAACTCGGACTCGACGCGCGCTACGTCACGTTCGAACCCGATCGTGACGCGATCGACGCCGCGATCGACGGTGCCGAGGCGCTCGGCGTCGCGGGACTGAACGTGACGATCCCCTTCAAACGGGACGTCCTCGATCGCGTCGCGGCCGACGACCTGGCGCGGCGAATCGGGGCGGTCAACACGATCGACTTCGGCGGTGAGACGCCGACTGGGCACAATACCGACGCAGCAGGTGCGTTACGCGCGCTTCGGGATCACGACGTCGCGATCGACGGCGCGGACGCGGTCGTCGTCGGGGCCGGCGGTGCCGGGCGCGCGATCTCGTTCGGCCTCGCCGACGCGGGTGCGACCGTGGCGATCGCGAACCGGACGGAGTCGACGGCCCACGACCTCGCGGCCGAGGTGCCCGGTGCGACGGGCCACGGCCTCGACTCGCTCGCGACCCTGCTCGCGGACGCCGACGTGGCGATCAACGCGACGAGCGTCGGCATGGAAGAGGACGCGACGCCGATCCCCGCCGAGGCGTTGCACGGCGATCTCGTCGTGATGGACGCCGTCTACCGGCCGCTCGAGACGCGACTACTTCGAGACGCCGCAGCCGTCGGCGCGACGTCCGTCGACGGCGCCTGGATGCTGCTCTATCAGGGCGTCGAAGCGGTAGAACTGTGGACGGGCCTGGACGCGCCGGTCGACGCGATGAACGCAGCGTTGCGATCGCGGCTGTGA